The genomic region CAATCTTCCAGCTGAGGCCACAAAATTTCCCTTATTCCACAAGAATGGATAATAGTGCATTTACGACATTTTGTGAATTCACAGAACAAGCAGCAGGAGTATACCACAGAGAAGCACGGTCTGGAAAATACAAGCTCACCTACGCAGAAGCGAAGGCGGTGTGTGAATACGAAGGTGGCCATCTCGCCACCTATAAGCAGCTAGAAGCAGCCAGAAAAATTGGTAACtgatttgacaatgattttttttctttttcacctttgGGGGAAAACAATTCCACCTTTCCTGTAACCCCTTAATAGGACTTCTCTCTCTACCCCTACTCATAGTTCTATGAGTCTTTATGACCTCTCTGCCCTCCAGCTTATCccattttctctgcctggagATGGTGGAAAGTTCCTAGGACTAGCAAATTATTTGGCGTCACAACCCATTGTGAGCtaataaataaaagtcaaaagaaaatgaagacatcaTTTAAATTCCTCATTAATTTTAATACCACtgctattcatttttaatattgttctaTCTCTTCTTAACTTCTGGGTATGGGTTTTCTCAGCTGTTAAATGATCTTACTATGTTGACTCTTACAGGAAAATTTTACTTGGTAGGAGAAATACTGAATTTAGCGGcatttttccaattatttcttttttcacatttagtgggagaacatatttgtacTCTAGGATCAAAAGCTATGAGGAGGGGCAGCCcggggcgagtggttaagttcgagtgctcagcttcgctggcccagggtttcacaggtttgaatcctgggcacggacatggcactgctcatcaggccatgctgaggctgcatcccacatgccacaactagaaggacccacagttgAAAAATCTACCACTATGTacggggggattgggggagaaaaagaaaaaaaaaaaagctatgagGAAAAGGAGGGTAAGCAAGTTGTAAGACAGCAGGGGAAAGAAACTGGGAAGATGATGTCAGGAGACCTGGTGAAAAACCTAGCAACTAACTAGTGCTATTTGCTCTCTCCTGGACTTTCAGGAGAATCCAAAAGGCCATCTTCATTTGGAAGGTTCTTCCTCATTGAAGATACCCCTTTGCTGATAAGAAAATACTTGGCAAAGCATGTGCTATTATTGTATATATTACCCGAGATAAAAATAAGAGTGTTCTCTGAAATGCACCAAAGTCTCCCCAGATGACTGCGCAGTCTATAAGCTGAGGTGATGCAGTAACTGGAATGACAGATACAATGGCCAGAGCCATTAGCGgccatcttggacttctagtAAAATCATTCTTGAATAACATCAGCAAATATTAAAACAGCCTCCAAAATTGAGCAAGCAAAACAGGGCTGACACTTTGTTTGAAATTTCTAAGTGCTTTTGTCcctaatcaaatttttaaaaatattagcaacatCTTAATTGATCctgaaatagaaatgaattaaattatCATTTGAATTCTTCTCTCAGGATTCATAGTAATTTTAGGAATTATCTCATGGCACTAGATAGGTCATTTGCAAAAAGAAGCTAGATCTGAACTTGGATTGTTTTCATATCCATGGCATTAAGATTTCTAGTCtgtctgcatcttttttttttcaagtaagatGTCGTTTTCTAGTAAAAGTCAGATGTCAGATTCAATATGTgttcaaactttattttatttttaagaaaacagttttcttcccttttgcaTGAACTGGATATGGGCAGTCAAGAAACTGTCACTGTTGGAAGGGTCCATCATTGTTAAGATGAACTTTGTTCGGCTGAGGGAGCTTACCAGTTAAGCCCATAACCCTTTTATTCTCTTGCAGGATTTCACGTCTGTGCTGCTGGGTGGATGGCCAAGGGTAGAGTTGGATACCCCATTGTGAAGCCAGGGCCCAACTGTGGATTTGGAAAAACTGGTATTATTGATTACGGAATCCGTCTCAATAGGAGTGAAAGATGGGATGCCTACTGCTACAACCCACACggtttgttaaaaataataattttatactttGCAAAAACAGTCACATGTTACTAAGAAGTTGTTAAAGAGAAATAGCTTCTTCTTCCAGAGACAAATCAATTTagtaatgataatattaataactaCCATTCACAGAGTCATTATGCTCTACCAGGCACTGACTGACGTTCCTTCATCTACAGTCACTTAATATTCACAACAACTCTGCAAGGAGCTATTGTTATACTTATCTTAGAAATTAAGAAACTAAAAGTCTAAGAGCTCAAGTAACTTACCCAAAATCAGACAGCCAATAATTAGTAGCCAGGTAGGATTGTGAATTCAGGTCTGTTCTGCACCGCGGAACTTCCCGacaacaaaggggaaaaaagcaggttATAAACTTGTCACAGTTAAGTAGCTAAAACAATAAACTGATACTACCAAATGTTAACTGTTCAAAATTATCCCTTTGATAGAATggggaaaaggagacagaataaACTAACTCTTGCCCTAATTTCTTATTGCGCATAAATTCTTAAACTTCCAAACTAAACAACTCTCTCTGTGGCTTAACAATTATATGCTGGATATACTAGTTATTACatagtatatttttattcatattctttttcCAGGGTTCACTGTAGCTAGGAAAAcattaaacagaaaattaactcattataattattataaagagTTATTCTTTGTTCATGTTCTTGGAGACAAAATAGACTGTTCTTTTTGGATGTATTTCCCCAGAATATTAAAAAGTGTTACAAAGTCTCTCCCACATTTATGATCATAAACATTCTCAGGTTGTGTCCCATTTGGATCTACCTTATAAGGAAGTCCATAACACAATAGAAGTGTTATAGTGAAGTTCTAGCATACTATTATAGAATTTGTTATTTAATGATTTAACCACTGGAGAACAGTTTCTCATGTTTGTAACATATATCTCAAAATAATGTGTATTCCAACTAGAAAAGAATTTTTCCTAGACCTATCACTTATtctcatttgagaaaaaaatacttattgcATTTATATAAGACTATAACTTTCAAAGCACTTTGACATACTTTAAGCCTATACTATAATCTATTTAATCCTATATTTAGTCATTGTTtagtcatatattttattttcctccctctctgccttttcttcaACATATTTATTCAGGCACCTCTCTTTTTACTCTCAAGAATaacttttatttccaaatatattctcTGATTCTTCATTTGCTTGGTAAACCTTATGATCTCTGAGCATCTGTTCATTTGCATAGGTCAAAGTCTAGGGGAGATGAAGAAGTACTATTGTAAACGTTCTTACATTATTTTATTGCCCTTTATAAGAATGCCACCATAACACAAATTTTTATAAgctgcttttgtttcttgtagAGTTCAGATACATTTTACTCTGGCAATACGTGTACGGAATCCCGGGAAACTTGTTCTTACTCAATTCTCAGCTTACTCTTAGATGCAATGATATGTCGCTTGTTGAGGATGTGGTTAACCTGAAGGGGACTGGGGACTGCTGAACTAGCATTGGGAGTTTATTGAAAAACTATTGGAATGAAAAAATCATAACAGTATCAGAAAAGTTAAGCAATGGTTATTCATTAATCAATGTCACCATGTTAGAGTTGATTGAATTAAGAAAGAatagtttaggggctggccccgtggccgagtggttaagtttgcatgctccgctgcaggcagcccagtgtttcattggttcgaatcctgggtgtggacatggcactgctcatcaaaccacgctgaggcagcgtcccacatgccacaactagaaggacccacaatgaagaatatacaactatgtaccagggggctttggggagaaaaaggaaaaaaataaaatctttgggaaaaaaaaaaagaaagaatagtttAGAACTAAACTTGTTTATCAAGTTCTAAATGTGTGACATGATGTTGACTGCCTTttatataaatactttttaatcaATTAACAGTCCACAGGGACCCAGCCAGCGTTGAGAATCTGTCATTTTCTAAATAAGCAAGAGATGAGACAATAactatacgtaacataaaatctAGAGCTGAATAGATATAGCTAGATTACCAAAATAGTTCAAAATTTGAACTTTTTTCCTAATCTAATGATACATACAACAAAGATAGGATGCTATGGGACAGAGCAAGTCACTCCAAAAGCTGGCACTGTACATGCTTATGTACACATAtaaattatgtattatataatatttaataatgctATAAGATACAatatacaataataaaataaGCTTACATTTTGCATAATATCCTTAAGTTATCCTCTATATTTTATCTTAAGAATAATTCTGTGAGGGAGGGAATAGGAGAGgcatgattatatttattttactgtaggggaggaagaaattttgctctactcttctaggttcaTCTAGAttgcctaagaattaaattgacctGAGAGAGActtacaggagaaaaacaaaatttaataacatgtatacacaggagagacccaggaaaactgagtaactcacctaAATGGCCAAAGCTCCCACCTTAAACACCACTTCAACTAAAGATAAAAGAGGCTGTTGGGAGTTGGGAgtgtcagttatgggagattaccaggaAAAGCACGGTAAACGAGGATAAGGTGGCTACGCAGATTTAAGTTGTTGCTTTCtctattgataagagtttctagaaattcAGATAGCCTCCTCTTTCTGGTTCAGCTAgagagacacccttacaaatggagatttcctttacaaatgtctttacaaagggtaacttctatttggttttcAGAGCTACTCCCATGCctgctatttcttaaaaaataaccagcctaaaataatccttatgccaaagagatatgttttgggtggcaaattctgctcacCTACAGTCCCGCCTCTGAAACTTCCCCAGGAAGTTTGACAGTCCAGAAGCTAAGTTGATGCATTGCTCCatatctcattgaaccagtcacTCAGTCCTGAGAATAGGTCAGTTCAGTTAAACAGTTGTGTCTCATTTTAGGAGGTGGTGAGGCAGCTGGACTCCCAAAGTTAGATCCATACTGTGAGAGAAACCAGATATTTAATGAGACATTTCCatgggaataaaataaaaacaaaggttaatgattgagcaaattataaaccagtttctgagttcTGAGTGTAGCCAGTTGAGAACACTACTAGAtatcagagtcaaagcatcttttgcagtttgaaatatctctgatgatgtcattgagCATGCAGGCAAATTTTCTAAGTGGCTTACATAGCATCAGGCACACAGATTGTTCAAATATGGATTATTGTGGTGACCTCTCCTAAGTCTATATCACGTCATTTACATTCAGCTTGCAGGACTTTAGGAGAAAGGGCAAGTTTGGTTCTCAAGAATTCCAAGTCAAACAtgggagaaaattggaaacattagtGTGTAGAGTTGTagccaaatatttgagaaaactagaagaattcaggatccagccCAGCAtacaagtgaaaaacaaaacctcaaaaggCAAATGAACAGCTCCAGAATCTAATATCCATAAGTGTATTATATTTTCTACTGAaactaatttttctctctaaaatcacccttaattttacaaaaaatagacaaatcaagACTAATTtgttgcaaaataagtttagtttcagtAAACTTGGCtggattatttacataagtgcagcaagaatagcaattgatcatataggctcttttaaatctgctttgctggaacttttcataaggaatctccagagggaactttttttttccccctaaagattggcacctgggctaacaactgttgccaatctttgtttttttttgtttttttttcctgctttatctccccaaaccccccctgtacagagttgtatatcttagttgccggtccttcgagttgtggtatgtgggacgccgcctcaacgtggcctgatgagtggtgccatgtccatgcccaggatccaaaccctgggccggctcagcggagcgcacaaacttaaccactcggccacagagccggccccagatGGAACTTTTACTAGCCTCTTGAGGCTAAGAAGCCATGCCAAGGAGTTGCCATCAGACTCTGCCTACATATCTGTAGATTTGGGCAagttcctctcttcttgaggtcccccaaaatatccTGAGATTTCTACACCTGCTaggaagtgaccttccttactcacctggtaaggctGTTGGAAACCCTGTAAGCAAACAGCCAGTTGTTTTTTCAAGGGGCTTTATTGGCTCCATAAAATCAATCTTAGTACCTGAAAGCTATtgggtcatatctgagtctatgcatgTCTCTCTCAAATATGATATTTCAGTCAAAACCTTGGTGACATAACCAGTTTCCAATTGTGTCCCGTTACAAGGAGAaaagattcttattgaacttatgtaaATAACTATATTACCATGCACATAAGAATACTCACTCACTAAGAGTTTGCAAATTCTGAAGGGATTATACAGGGAAAAAATTTTTCACCTTTGTTCacaaaagtatatattttaccaaattgCTCTCAGTCAAAGCAAAAATAGCTTAAGCAAAAAACGcttctttaaatctggaaaacaaagattaaagaaccactaacatttcaaataaaaactcataaaaattataaatcataatCAGTCATATAATCATGGTCCCATGTAATTAGCTCATAttgatcttgatcttttgttagtGGTTTTATGAAGCCAGTTTTTCCTTAGAGTTCTGTAAATTTttcccagttcagttttatgatcttaaCTGATACATTTCTGGAGATTTAGatatcctcctcttcctggtagaGCAAAGAAGACATCCTTcaaaatggagatttcccttacaaatatGAATGTATTTTACAAAGCGTAACTTCTGTCTGGTTTTCAGAGCTCCTCtcatgtctgctgtttcttaaaaaataactggCCTAAAATAATCCATATGCCAAGGAGACATATTCTGGgatagcaaattctgctccctacattaccaatgaagaaactgaggtctaGATGTCACAGAGCTCAGACTAGATCCCTGACCTTTTGTCACTCCCCAGCCTTTCTAAGATCCTGTTCTGCCTTGGGGAGATAAGCTTCCTTAACTTCTATGGCAttaaggcaatttttaaaaatagttattttaaagcagAATATTCATGTAAAAAGCCTCAttgatttaatgaaaaatatcttttaatgcTACCCAGagtcaccaccatcaccactgctCATATTATTTTTGAGATCCCAGGTTGTTACTGTTTTCAAGACACCAGACATTTATTTGTTGTGGAATTAAAATTAATTAGGGCCTCTCCATAGCTTTCCCTCTAGGTCATTCTGTAGAATCACTGATTCTGGCAGAGGTTGATTGCTTGTCCTTATAACAAGTTATAGTACATGGCAGAAATCTATGAAATGATAAATGacttgaaaagaaaacaacataaatatagCTGCCAAATCCTCAAATATTAGGATTAAGGTGCTAATTTAGGACCAGTAAAAGagataaagaattattataaactATTCCTTTTAACTGGATTAGTGACTCTCAAAGTCCCTTGTGATCCCaaaattctataattattttccaaacaaaatataTTGGACTCATTGAGTTCCCGAAGACACAGTGTGACACCACAGGACAAAATCCATGCCATCTTGATTGGACTGTTGGTAATATGGTGTAGGGGAACAGAATTTGCCACTCTAAATTTTCTCTTTGGCTTGAGGATTAATTATTTGAGACTGATtgcttttaagaagaaaaatctcaggaagaaactttgaccttcccactaactgcctaaaggaatttaagatagaaagcctgttccaggaaggatcTATCACCAGAGATAACTATGGTacaatatgaactaggtgtgggaggcagggagaaatCTAGCAAGGCTTATTTGATCAAAGTCATCTCcatctctcattgtctttgcaaggcatggcaaacatatGTTTACCAAGCATTAACTCTTTCATCTTCCTATAAATTGCCTCCTTTCCCTTTGAATGCCCAGACGTCTGTCCCCTTCTCCTTAGTCCAGAATGacatatatacctcattttgcctGTCTTTGGAATTCTTCATGCTTATGTGAATTCCCCGTGTGCACGTATGAAATTTTGTTTGATCTTCTCCTGTTGACTTGccttatgttattttaaatatttgaccaGACAGAAGAACCATATGGGAAAAGGGAGGAATTTTCCCCTCCTCTACAATGGGTATTTATATTGGTGAAACATACATAAGACTTGTGCATTCTAtgcttaaaatgtaaaaagaagcaaaaaatgtaaacaagagcACAATCAATTTAATTAgtattttttcttgctattttactttttaaaaaattcaaaaatagtcTATGTTCATTTTAGAGAATTTAGCaactattaataaaaaaatttattccttAGCTACAagtatacataatatattataGATGCTGCATATGAAGCCATTTCTTTAccatttcataaaaaataatgaacagaTGGACACTAAGACATGAATATCATTTTAAAGTAGGAATAATTTCTTTCTaatgcttccttctcttttttttcattttagcaaagGAATGCGGTGGCATCTTTACAGAtacaaagagaatttttaaatctcCAGGCTTCCCAAATGAATATGATGATAACCAAGTCTGCTACTGGCACATCAGACTCAAGTATGGTCAGCGTATTCACCTGAGTTTTCTGGACTTTGATCTTGAAGACGATCCAGGTTGCTTGGCTGACTATGTTGAAATATATGACAGTTATGATGATGTCCATGGCTTTGTGGGAAGGTATGTGTTGTTTCTCCACATAGGAAGTTAAATGAACATCCAATATTTTGTTtgatgtttctttcattttcccccAACTGTCCCTACAATATTGGTTTTCCAGTATTTCTACTCTCCAGCAACACTATATTCTTTCTTAAGAAAGATTTTTTCTTAGAATATCAAATCACAGTCAGCTGCTACATGTACGTATTTATTACTAAAATAGTGATAGCTGCCTTTTGATTAGTAAGTTGTAACAATTAGTTAAATAGTCTATAAAGACCTCAAGATTTGACTAACATTATGAGGGAGAAGAGATATGTGAATAGGGAAATTGGTTGGAGTTTTTAAGTGTTCTAATTTATGTCAACCtcctaaaaataattataaattcaagggctggcccagtgccatagtgattaagtttgcatgctccacttcagtggcccggggttcaatGTCTAGATCTGAGACACAGACCtccacattgcttatcaagccatgctgtggcagcatctcacatacaaaagaggacaattttcctcaagcaaaaagaggcagatcggcaatagatgttagctcagggccaatcttcctcaccaaaaaagtaaaaataaaaataataattattataaattcaGTAATTGTTGCCTCTCTTCTGCATATAAAGCATTGTGCTAGGCATTATGGATGTAAGGTAAATAAGCAAAGTATAACTCCTTCTCTCAATTTAGCAAAACCTACAATGGATATCTTCTTAAAAAtagctttcttttccataaaaaaCAAGTGCTCTTGTCCTCAATATTTCTCTCTTGGTTTTTCAACGTGCTTCGACACAATATTTTTGCGTTCCCACTCTAAATCTTGTccacacaaataatccataatcaatctgtaaatcaaaattggggtgagtttattatgagccaggtctgaggactatagctCAGGGCCTTCCTTCtgcaaggaagaaagggcaccaaagaagtagggtgtacagCGTGGCTATTTACCATCTTGGAATAAAGAGTATACATCACACAcaacaggaatatctcttttactactgttGTGAGATGTTTAACGGGCAGAGCAGGTTGGttgtcagcaggtcagtggtcacaaggggagcacagcaggtcagtaattaatacTTAGtgtccaggaagagatgcttatccttaaagaactGCTATTGTGGGGGGAAGCTACATCCCTAcgtttaagggcatcattcttgtctttgggatattgtaaatgtttaaagcagatgtacaatgcatgctcaacaggccacgtcaggcccttctggaaaaacaaggtcaggccgaattagtttgaaaccaaatggcttcctcacatactccaaAATATactgttgcttttcatttatttatcattcttTAATATAGTTTAAATTTTGAGAGCCTTATAAAATATCACAAATTAAAGAGTATATAATTAAGTGTTCTATGTATTCAGGTCCCCACCTAATAATGTATATTTTAGATTATCCATTATCAATAGACTATTAGTTATCAATTCTCTATTATCCATGATAgtaatttaatgaaagaaaatggaagaggggGCAATTAAAAAGAACAGATTCAATAGCTTGTTGTGTTGACTTTGAAATGAGTAacttaaatacaaagaaaaacaaaggcattTCTTGCACAAACAAACAATTTTTCGAGGacaagtattttttgttttgttttgttttgttttttggctgagACTACtgctatagaaaaaaatacaaatagttttcaaaaatagtttgaagaagacatgaagaagggttagagaaattaaaaacaaagccttttttgaaagaataaaccTCCTACCTTGGGAATTAAGATGACATTTTTATTCTAAACCATTTCAGAAATCAATTACAGCCCTAGATAAaacataaactattttttaaaaggttttcaaCATGCTAATTTGTGATTGAATGGATTTATATTTTGTGATTTACCTTTACAATAGACTTTCCCTCCTCTGgaataaattacatttttggaAACAGATAAAACTCTTTCCTTTTATATAATGTGCCAGGGCGTTCAAGTCATGATTCAGATAAAAATCAAATCCTCTTTTAAGGTCCAACATAATTTCTCCACTTTTAAATCAGTCCACTCTagaattcaaaatattaacaCCACCAACCATACACCCATTCTTCTTTACCTGTGAAGGAAATGTTATGAGATTAATCagattaatttttccaaatacatTCAAATTGTCTACTACACAGTTTCCCACATTTCTACAGAGTAGAGATGCCACATGTCCTTTCTTAAGAAACTCATTAATACTGTGAGAAGGTTATTTCAAACAATGTTTTAACCCTTCTTTTCCCTTACAAattcaagtgaaaaaaatcatgCAATAAAACATTgcaaaataataggaaaatgaGCCATTACTCAGGGGAAATAAAGCACTTTAATTATCAGTGAGAACAACTTGAAATAGCTGTATAATATTCATTCATGTGATCTCTCGTTTTAAAACTTCCCTTTCAGATACTGTGGAGATGAGCTTCCAGAAGACATCATTAGCACAGGTAATGGCTCTAAATTGAGGAAAACTATGATTTGTTTTCTTACAGTGTCACTGAAAGTGAAGGATCCAGGAGTtaccatttactttttaaatttgagaGAACTGAGGACTGATGTAGCTTGCTGGCTTGTGAAATGCCAAGAAGTGTTTATTTATACTTAAAGAACGACTTATGCCAACTCCTTGCGCTAAAAATGTGTAGACTCTGGTTGCTGGCAGAAAATCCAGTCTGAGATAGTCTTGAATTTGCAAACCCATGAATACTGCTGTAGCTTATGATTTCCATAAAATCTGGTAATAAAAGATGAAAGTTTTCATTGATAAATGATTGAAGTAATttataaagttgttaaaaatacCTGCTGTCACTGGAAAAATTTTACATCACTTTTATCGAATTTTTACCTTAGTACCACATTCCCCAGAGGATGTTGTTAAGAACACAGTTCTGTGAGATGGTTTTAACAGGTGTTACATGAGAAAAGGGCTCTAGGTCAAGTAAATTTGGGAAACATTGGGTTAATTGATGTTAAACAGATTTCTTTACTGGAAGATGTCAGGGAGCTTTTAATATGCTAATTATGCACAGTAAATCTCAAAAGCCTAGCCATAATAGGCGATGTTTTCCAAATCGTCTTCCTCCCGCAAATTGTGTTACTTTGTTCCATGAAATAGTCCTCGAGAAATATCCTTGTAGTAGCCTAAATTTATCTGCATAA from Equus asinus isolate D_3611 breed Donkey chromosome 4, EquAss-T2T_v2, whole genome shotgun sequence harbors:
- the TNFAIP6 gene encoding tumor necrosis factor-inducible gene 6 protein isoform X1, which translates into the protein MIILIYVLVLLWEEAHGWGFKNGIFHNSIWLEQAAGVYHREARSGKYKLTYAEAKAVCEYEGGHLATYKQLEAARKIGFHVCAAGWMAKGRVGYPIVKPGPNCGFGKTGIIDYGIRLNRSERWDAYCYNPHAKECGGIFTDTKRIFKSPGFPNEYDDNQVCYWHIRLKYGQRIHLSFLDFDLEDDPGCLADYVEIYDSYDDVHGFVGRYCGDELPEDIISTGNVMTLKFLSDASVTAGGFQIKYVAVDPPSKPSQGKNTSTTSTGNKSFLAGRFTHL
- the TNFAIP6 gene encoding tumor necrosis factor-inducible gene 6 protein isoform X2, encoding MIILIYVLVLLWEEAHGWGFKNGIFHNSIWLGFHVCAAGWMAKGRVGYPIVKPGPNCGFGKTGIIDYGIRLNRSERWDAYCYNPHAKECGGIFTDTKRIFKSPGFPNEYDDNQVCYWHIRLKYGQRIHLSFLDFDLEDDPGCLADYVEIYDSYDDVHGFVGRYCGDELPEDIISTGNVMTLKFLSDASVTAGGFQIKYVAVDPPSKPSQGKNTSTTSTGNKSFLAGRFTHL